Genomic segment of Bifidobacterium lemurum:
CAGAAAGGCGTGGTGGTTATTCCCGGCTCCAGCAATCCCGATCACATCCTCGAGAACACCGAGATCTACGATTTCGAGCTCTCCGACGATGAGATGGCCCGCATCAACGCGCTCGACCGCAACGAGAAGCACGACTGGTATTAAACGGCTTTGCTGGACACATAGTCTTTGACGGCGGCAAGGAAATGGTCGGCGGTTTTGGTGAACTGACGCCCCGGCTTCCACGCCAGCACCATCTTCGCCGGCAGGTTCGGACTCAGCGGCCGAAATACGATATCGGAATCCTCCGGCAGGCCCACGATGCCATCCAGACACAACGCGTAGCCAAGCCCTTCGGAGACCATCAGCGCCGCGTTGTTGACGAGGTTGTAGGTGCCGGCCACATGCAGTTCACGCTCATCCACGCCTATCCACCGCATCAGACAATCGTCGAACCGAGTCTGTCTGGAGATGATCAACGGCAGAGGCTTGACGTCGTCGGCGACGACGGCGTCCTTGCGCGCCAATTCGCAGTCGCGCGGCATGAGCACACCCCAACGGTCCTCGACCGGCAGCCGGCAGGTGGCGTATTTCGACATGTCATACGGCTCGAACAGCAGTGCGAAATCCAGCAGGCCAGAGTCGAGCCGTGGAATCAGATCCTCCGCGTCGCCGCTGTAGATATGGAATTTCGTCTGGGGACACATCCGCTGCAGGTTGCGCGCCGCATGCAAGATGACGCGCATCGAATCGGTTTCCGCGGCGCCGATATATACTGGGCCGGCCACCGGCTGGTCCCATGACGTGACTTCCAGTTCGGTGCGTTCCGCCAATGCGATGATCTCCTCGGCCCGCTCACGCACGAACTCCCCGGCCGGAGTCAGCGTGACGTTCCTGCTGCCACGTTCAAACAGTTGCACCCCGAGTTTGTCCTCAAGCTCATGCATCTGCCGAGACAGCGCGGGCTGCGATATGGCAAGATACTCCGCGGCCGCAGTGATGTTCCGCTCCTCGGCCACAGCAAGAAAATAGCGCATCTGCCGCAAATCCATGGCATTCCTCCTTAGTCATCCACCCACCCACAATCCATAAGTAAAGGTTATGGACACCACAATTCAAAAACATTGGATTATGGATTCTTTGTGCTCAACAATAGCAGACATCTCCTCGCACGAGGAAGCCGACAAGCGCACAACACAGGGCAATACGCCCAATCAGACAAGGAAGGACACCCACACCATGGGCACCACCACCGCGAAACTGTTCGAGCCGATGATTTTGCGAGGCCTGACCATACGCAACCGCATCTGGATGCCGGCCATGGACACCTACTCCGCCGACAAACTCACCGGCATGCCCAACCTGTTTCACCACCAGCATTACGTCTCCCGCGCTTATGGCGGGTTCGGAATGATCGTCACCGAGGCGACCGCCGTTTCGAAGGAAGGGCTGATCTCCCCGCATGACGTCGGATTATGGAACGACGAACAAGCGCAGTCTTGGAAGATGGTAACGGACGGCGTGCACCAGGCCGGCGGCGCGATCGCGGTGCAGCTCGACCACTCCGGCCGCAAGGGTTCCACCGGCTCATTCCGCGACGGCTACATCGACCAAAGCGTACCGGCCGCGGACGGCGGATGGCAGACGACGGCCCCCAGTCCCATCGCCTTCGGACATTACGCGCAGCCTCGCGAACTGACCGTCGACGAAATCCACACCATCGTGCAGGACTTCGGCAAGTCGGCCGCGTTGGCTGTCAAGGCGGGATTCGACGCGATTCAGCTGCATGGTGCTCACGGCTATCTCATCTCGCAGTTCCTCGACCCGTTGACCAACCGTCGCACCGACGAATACGGCGGCAGTCTCAGGAACCGTCAACGCTTCCTCGTCGAGCTCGTCGACGCGGTGCGCGCTTCGATTCCGGACACCATGCCACTGATCGTGCGCATCTCCGCCACGGATTGGGCCGAGAACGGCTGGGATCTCGACCAAACCATCAACACGGCTCGCGTGCTGAAGGTGCACGGCGTCGATTTGATGGACGTCTCATCCGGAGGTATCGTGCCTGACGTCACCATTCCGGCGAAGCCGGGCTATCAGGTGTCGTTCGCCGCAGCGGTCCGCGAGCGCGCTGACATCCCGACGACGGCCGTGGGACTCATCCTCGACGCGAAGCAGGCCGAGACGATTCTTGAGCACGGCGAAGCCGATGCCATCGAGGTGGGCCGCCTGTCACTGCGCGACCCGTATTGGCCGCTGCGCGCCGCGCATGAGCTTGGACTTTCCGCCGACCAGGCGCCATATCAGCCGCAGTACGCGGCGGGGGCGTTCCGCTGAGATGGCCGACGCGACTTTGGATGAGATTCTGCAGGACCTGCGCGAGAACGCGACACCCACTCCGCAACGGGAGGCCGTCATCATGGAGGTCTGTCAGGAAAGCATGCGCTTGTCGGCACAGCTCAACATGGCGTATCACTCCCCCGATGAGATTCGTGACATCATGCAACGAATCATAGGCAAGCCAATTGACCCGTCATTCCGCATGTTCCCGCCATTCCAAGCGGACTTCGGTAAGAACATCACCATCGGCAAGGACGTGTTCATCAACTCGGGCTGCCGATTCCAGGACCAGGGTGGCATCACCATCGGCGACGGTGCCCTGATCGGACACAACGTCGTTCTCGCGACGATCAACCACGATCTGTGCCCGGCGAACGATCGCTGCAATCATTACGCGCCGATCACCATCGGCGACCATGCGTGGATCGGCTCGAACTCGACCGTGCTGCCGGGCGTCACCATCGGCGCATGGTCGGTGGTTGCCGCCGGTGCCGTGGTCACCCACGACGTTCCTCCATACACCATCGTGGGAGGAGTGCCCGCGAAGACGCTGCGCGTCATCGACCCTTCGCAACGGCAACGGCCCACGACGGCATCCACACCATCAGACCACGACAATTCCGATACAAGGAAGTGAGACATCATGCTGGAAATCAATATGGATGACGTCATCGCGACAATCCAATCCGTGCAGCCGCAGCTGACCGCCATCGCCATCGCGCTGATTGTGGCGCTTGTGGCGACCGTGGCGGTTAATCGCAGAACCGTCGCCAACCA
This window contains:
- a CDS encoding NADH:flavin oxidoreductase/NADH oxidase, with product MGTTTAKLFEPMILRGLTIRNRIWMPAMDTYSADKLTGMPNLFHHQHYVSRAYGGFGMIVTEATAVSKEGLISPHDVGLWNDEQAQSWKMVTDGVHQAGGAIAVQLDHSGRKGSTGSFRDGYIDQSVPAADGGWQTTAPSPIAFGHYAQPRELTVDEIHTIVQDFGKSAALAVKAGFDAIQLHGAHGYLISQFLDPLTNRRTDEYGGSLRNRQRFLVELVDAVRASIPDTMPLIVRISATDWAENGWDLDQTINTARVLKVHGVDLMDVSSGGIVPDVTIPAKPGYQVSFAAAVRERADIPTTAVGLILDAKQAETILEHGEADAIEVGRLSLRDPYWPLRAAHELGLSADQAPYQPQYAAGAFR
- a CDS encoding LysR family transcriptional regulator, with protein sequence MDLRQMRYFLAVAEERNITAAAEYLAISQPALSRQMHELEDKLGVQLFERGSRNVTLTPAGEFVRERAEEIIALAERTELEVTSWDQPVAGPVYIGAAETDSMRVILHAARNLQRMCPQTKFHIYSGDAEDLIPRLDSGLLDFALLFEPYDMSKYATCRLPVEDRWGVLMPRDCELARKDAVVADDVKPLPLIISRQTRFDDCLMRWIGVDERELHVAGTYNLVNNAALMVSEGLGYALCLDGIVGLPEDSDIVFRPLSPNLPAKMVLAWKPGRQFTKTADHFLAAVKDYVSSKAV
- a CDS encoding acyltransferase, which produces MADATLDEILQDLRENATPTPQREAVIMEVCQESMRLSAQLNMAYHSPDEIRDIMQRIIGKPIDPSFRMFPPFQADFGKNITIGKDVFINSGCRFQDQGGITIGDGALIGHNVVLATINHDLCPANDRCNHYAPITIGDHAWIGSNSTVLPGVTIGAWSVVAAGAVVTHDVPPYTIVGGVPAKTLRVIDPSQRQRPTTASTPSDHDNSDTRK